From Streptomyces sp. NBC_01754, a single genomic window includes:
- a CDS encoding 2'-5' RNA ligase family protein — MGTVTLGVSIAVPEPYGSLLQERRASFGDPAAYGIPTHVTLLPPTEAESADLTAIEAHLARIATAGRPFPMRLSGTGTFRPLSPVVFVQVVEGASACSWLQKRVREPSGPLVRELMFPYHPHVTVAHGIAEEAMDRAYEELSAYEAAWTCGSFALYEQGPDAVWRKIQEFPFGGGGGVPAVPAQGGWSVGRPSLHP; from the coding sequence GTGGGGACCGTAACGCTCGGCGTTTCGATCGCGGTCCCGGAGCCCTACGGCAGCCTGCTCCAGGAGCGGCGCGCGAGCTTCGGGGACCCTGCCGCGTACGGCATTCCCACCCACGTCACCCTTCTGCCCCCGACCGAGGCGGAGTCGGCCGACCTGACGGCGATCGAGGCGCACCTCGCGCGGATCGCCACGGCCGGCCGCCCCTTCCCGATGCGGCTGTCCGGCACGGGCACCTTCCGGCCGCTGTCGCCGGTGGTCTTCGTCCAGGTCGTCGAGGGGGCATCGGCCTGTTCCTGGTTGCAGAAGCGGGTCCGGGAGCCCTCGGGGCCGCTGGTGCGTGAGCTGATGTTCCCGTACCACCCGCACGTGACCGTGGCCCACGGCATCGCGGAGGAGGCCATGGACCGCGCCTACGAGGAGCTGTCCGCCTACGAGGCGGCCTGGACCTGTGGCTCCTTCGCGCTGTACGAACAGGGTCCGGACGCGGTCTGGCGCAAGATCCAGGAGTTCCCCTTCGGGGGCGGTGGGGGCGTACCGGCGGTGCCGGCCCAGGGCGGCTGGTCCGTGGGCCGGCCCTCCCTCCATCCCTGA
- a CDS encoding helix-turn-helix domain-containing protein, translating to MPRWKALPKELDPQVGEFTGHLRRLIDRSGLSLAAVADRTGYSRTSWERYLNGRLLAPRGAVVALAEVTGTHRNHLTTLWELAERAWSRSEMRHDMTMEAVRISQARAALAEACAATTAAGGRGGGAGVLAGPGGPRRPERTPHQETAARLSPTALQGTGLPPGTGLPPGTGLPPGTGLPPEGRGGRGRRVTLFLAGALGALLVTAAAVLLTDPDAGLLTRVGAGDGGAGVAAPPARPGTGTPRALEGAGCAGADCAGQDPEAMGCGGEFASTTATVTVGGRLVEVRHSRTCGTVWARLTGAAPGDTVRIDVGSVREHGTVDAEGDAYTPMVAVTGAAGARACTTLASGRTGCAAPG from the coding sequence ATGCCGCGTTGGAAGGCGCTTCCGAAGGAACTCGATCCACAGGTGGGGGAGTTCACAGGGCACCTGCGCAGACTGATCGACCGCAGCGGGCTCAGCCTGGCCGCGGTCGCCGACCGCACGGGGTACAGCAGGACGTCGTGGGAGCGGTATCTGAACGGCAGGCTGCTCGCGCCCAGAGGGGCGGTGGTCGCGCTGGCCGAGGTGACGGGCACGCACCGGAACCATCTGACGACGCTGTGGGAGCTGGCGGAGCGGGCCTGGAGCCGTTCCGAGATGCGACACGACATGACGATGGAGGCCGTCAGGATCTCCCAGGCGCGCGCGGCGCTCGCCGAGGCCTGCGCGGCCACGACGGCGGCCGGCGGCCGGGGTGGTGGCGCCGGTGTCCTGGCCGGTCCGGGCGGCCCCCGACGACCCGAGCGGACGCCTCATCAGGAGACTGCGGCCCGACTGAGCCCCACGGCCCTTCAAGGCACCGGCCTCCCTCCGGGCACCGGCCTCCCTCCGGGCACCGGCCTCCCTCCGGGCACCGGCTTGCCCCCGGAGGGACGGGGCGGCCGGGGCCGCAGGGTGACGCTGTTCCTCGCCGGTGCCCTCGGCGCACTGCTGGTGACCGCCGCCGCCGTACTGCTCACCGACCCGGATGCCGGGCTGCTCACCCGCGTGGGCGCCGGGGACGGCGGCGCGGGCGTGGCCGCCCCGCCCGCCCGGCCGGGCACCGGCACTCCCCGTGCCCTGGAGGGCGCCGGCTGCGCCGGTGCCGACTGCGCGGGACAGGACCCGGAAGCCATGGGCTGCGGCGGGGAGTTCGCGAGCACCACCGCCACGGTCACGGTCGGCGGCCGTCTCGTCGAGGTGCGCCACAGCAGGACGTGCGGGACGGTGTGGGCCCGCCTCACCGGGGCCGCGCCGGGGGACACCGTGCGGATCGACGTGGGATCCGTACGGGAGCACGGCACGGTGGACGCGGAGGGGGACGCCTACACCCCGATGGTGGCGGTGACCGGCGCCGCCGGCGCCCGGGCCTGCACGACTCTCGCCTCCGGCAGGACCGGCTGTGCCGCACCCGGGTGA
- a CDS encoding FAD-binding oxidoreductase — MSVDTVSMTGWGRTAPTTALRFRPRTYEEAAVAVTGRGPRGVVARGLGRAHGDAAQNAGGSVVEMTGLDRVHTIDTATGTVVCDAGVSLHRLMEVLLPLGWFLPVTPSTRYVTVGGAIGSDLHGRNHLAAGSFTRHVRSLELLTADGAVHTVLPGSALFDATAGGLGLTGVVLSATLSLRPVATSWMSVVTERAADLDEALARLSASGGDLPYTAARIDLLARGKSTGRAVLTHGEHAPLDALPSRARRTPLVFRPAQLPAAPAYVPEGLLGRASAALLAELRFRGAGAVRAGRLQRVSSFLHPLDALPGWNRLHGRDGFVQYRFAVGAGQEQTLHRVVRRLSLRRCPAFHAELQRLGAGGPGWLSFPVPGWSLSFALPAGVPGLARLLDRLDEDVAAAGGRVCLAQDARMRPEALAAMYPRLADFRALRGERDPDGAFRSDLSRRLAL, encoded by the coding sequence ATGTCCGTCGACACGGTGTCCATGACCGGCTGGGGCCGCACCGCCCCGACGACCGCGCTCCGGTTCCGCCCCCGTACGTACGAGGAGGCAGCGGTCGCCGTGACGGGCCGCGGCCCGCGCGGGGTGGTCGCCCGGGGGCTGGGCCGGGCCCACGGGGACGCGGCGCAGAACGCGGGCGGCTCGGTGGTCGAGATGACCGGGCTGGACCGCGTCCACACGATCGACACCGCCACCGGCACGGTCGTCTGCGACGCCGGGGTGAGTCTCCACCGTCTGATGGAGGTACTGCTGCCGTTGGGCTGGTTCCTCCCGGTGACGCCCTCGACCCGGTACGTCACCGTCGGCGGGGCGATCGGCTCCGACCTCCACGGCCGCAACCACCTCGCCGCGGGCTCCTTCACCCGGCACGTGCGCTCCCTCGAGCTGCTGACCGCCGACGGCGCCGTCCACACGGTGCTGCCGGGCAGCGCTCTCTTCGACGCGACGGCCGGCGGCCTGGGACTGACCGGGGTCGTGCTCTCCGCCACCCTCTCGCTCCGGCCGGTCGCCACCTCGTGGATGTCGGTGGTGACCGAGCGGGCCGCCGACCTGGACGAGGCGCTGGCCCGGCTCTCCGCGTCCGGCGGCGACCTCCCGTACACGGCGGCGAGGATCGATCTCCTGGCGCGCGGGAAGTCCACCGGGCGCGCCGTCCTGACCCATGGGGAGCACGCCCCCCTGGACGCACTCCCGTCGCGCGCCCGGCGCACACCGCTGGTGTTCCGTCCGGCCCAGCTGCCCGCCGCCCCGGCGTACGTACCGGAGGGGCTGCTCGGCCGCGCCTCCGCGGCGCTCCTGGCCGAGCTCCGCTTCCGGGGCGCGGGCGCCGTGCGCGCCGGGCGCCTCCAGCGTGTCTCGTCCTTCCTCCACCCCCTGGACGCGCTCCCCGGATGGAACCGCCTCCACGGCCGGGACGGCTTCGTGCAGTACCGGTTCGCCGTGGGAGCGGGGCAGGAGCAGACCCTGCACCGCGTCGTCCGGCGGCTCTCGCTGCGGCGCTGCCCGGCCTTCCACGCCGAGCTCCAGCGGCTCGGGGCGGGCGGGCCCGGATGGCTCTCCTTCCCGGTGCCCGGCTGGTCGCTCTCCTTCGCCCTGCCCGCGGGGGTACCGGGTCTGGCGCGGCTGCTCGACCGACTCGACGAGGATGTGGCGGCGGCCGGGGGCCGGGTCTGCCTCGCCCAGGACGCCCGGATGCGGCCGGAGGCGCTGGCCGCGATGTATCCGCGGCTGGCGGACTTCCGGGCGCTGCGCGGGGAGCGGGACCCGGACGGCGCCTTCCGCTCGGACCTGTCCCGCCGGCTCGCCCTCTGA
- a CDS encoding decaprenylphospho-beta-D-erythro-pentofuranosid-2-ulose 2-reductase gives MKDAFGAPQSLLVLGGTSEIGLATARRLIARRTRTVRLAGRPSPALERAAAELRELGADVRTVDFDALDPASHEEVLGKVFSDGDTDMVLLAFGILGDQARDEEEPLSAVQVAQTNYTGAVSAGLVCAGALQAQGHGSLVVLSSVAGERARRADFIYGSSKAGLDAFAQGLGDALHGTGVHVMVVRPGFVRTRMTAGREEGPLATTPGAVADAIVTGLRRRSETVWVPGALRVVMSALRHVPRPLFRRLPVR, from the coding sequence GTGAAGGACGCCTTCGGTGCCCCGCAGTCCCTGCTCGTCCTCGGCGGCACCTCGGAGATCGGCCTGGCCACCGCCCGCCGGCTGATCGCCCGCCGCACCCGTACGGTCCGGCTGGCCGGGCGCCCCTCCCCCGCACTGGAGCGGGCCGCCGCCGAACTGCGCGAGCTGGGCGCCGACGTGCGGACCGTCGACTTCGACGCACTGGACCCCGCCTCGCACGAGGAGGTGCTCGGCAAGGTCTTCAGCGACGGCGACACCGACATGGTGCTGCTTGCCTTCGGCATCCTCGGCGACCAGGCGCGCGACGAGGAGGAACCGCTCTCCGCGGTCCAGGTGGCGCAGACCAACTACACCGGCGCGGTCTCCGCCGGACTGGTGTGCGCCGGCGCGCTCCAGGCGCAGGGCCACGGATCGCTGGTGGTGCTCTCCTCGGTGGCGGGCGAACGTGCCCGCCGCGCCGACTTCATCTACGGCTCCAGCAAGGCGGGCCTGGACGCGTTCGCCCAGGGCCTGGGGGACGCGCTGCACGGGACGGGGGTGCACGTGATGGTCGTACGCCCCGGCTTCGTACGGACCCGTATGACGGCGGGACGTGAGGAGGGGCCGCTCGCGACGACACCGGGGGCCGTCGCGGACGCGATCGTGACGGGGCTGCGGCGCCGCTCCGAGACGGTGTGGGTGCCGGGGGCCCTGCGGGTGGTGATGTCGGCCCTGCGGCATGTGCCGCGCCCGCTGTTCCGGCGGCTGCCCGTGCGTTAG
- the trpS gene encoding tryptophan--tRNA ligase yields MASDRPRVLSGIQPTAGSFHLGNYLGAVRQWVALQESHDAFYMVVDLHAITVPQDPVELRSNTRLAVAQLLAAGLDPERCTLFVQSHVPEHAQLGWIMNCLTGFGEASRMTQFKDKSAKQGADRATVGLFTYPVLQVADILLYQADEVPVGEDQRQHIELTRDLAERFNGRFGETFTVPSPYIPKETAKIYDLQDPAVKMSKSASTPKGLINLLDEPKVTAKKVRSAVTDTDTVIRFDTEKKPGVSNLLSICSTLTGIAVTDLERKYEGKGYGALKTDLAEVMVEFVTPFRSRTQEYLDDPETLDSILAKGAEKARTVAAETLAQTYDRMGLLPARH; encoded by the coding sequence ATGGCCTCTGATCGTCCCCGCGTGCTCTCAGGAATCCAGCCCACCGCAGGCTCGTTCCACCTCGGCAACTACCTCGGTGCGGTCCGCCAGTGGGTGGCGCTGCAGGAATCCCACGACGCCTTCTACATGGTGGTGGACCTGCACGCGATCACTGTTCCGCAGGACCCCGTGGAGCTGCGGTCCAACACCCGGCTCGCCGTCGCCCAGCTGCTGGCCGCCGGGCTCGACCCCGAGCGCTGCACGCTCTTCGTCCAGAGCCATGTGCCCGAACACGCCCAGCTCGGCTGGATCATGAACTGCCTCACCGGCTTCGGCGAGGCGTCCCGGATGACGCAGTTCAAGGACAAGTCCGCCAAGCAGGGCGCCGACCGGGCGACCGTCGGCCTCTTCACCTACCCGGTGCTCCAGGTCGCGGACATCCTGCTGTACCAGGCCGACGAGGTGCCGGTCGGCGAGGACCAGCGCCAGCACATCGAGCTGACGCGTGACCTCGCCGAGCGCTTCAACGGCCGGTTCGGCGAGACGTTCACCGTGCCCTCGCCGTACATCCCGAAGGAGACGGCGAAGATCTACGATCTCCAGGACCCCGCCGTCAAGATGAGCAAGTCGGCGTCCACGCCCAAGGGTTTGATCAACCTCCTGGACGAGCCGAAGGTCACCGCCAAGAAGGTCAGGAGCGCCGTCACCGACACGGACACGGTAATCCGTTTCGACACCGAGAAGAAGCCCGGCGTCAGCAATCTCCTGTCCATCTGCTCCACCCTCACCGGCATCGCCGTGACGGACCTGGAGCGGAAGTACGAGGGCAAGGGCTACGGCGCCCTCAAGACCGACCTCGCCGAAGTCATGGTGGAGTTCGTCACCCCGTTCCGCAGCCGCACGCAGGAATATCTGGACGACCCGGAGACGCTGGACTCGATTCTGGCCAAGGGCGCCGAGAAGGCCAGGACCGTGGCCGCCGAGACGCTCGCGCAGACCTATGACCGTATGGGACTTCTGCCCGCGAGGCACTGA
- the rocD gene encoding ornithine--oxo-acid transaminase, whose translation MTTTETAIASAEAHSAHNYHPLPVVVATAEGAWMTDVEGRRYLDLLAGYSALNFGHGNRRLIDAARAQLERVTLTSRAFHHDRFADFCTQLAELCGMETVLPMNTGAEAVETAVKTARKWGYRVKGVPDGMAKIIVAAGNFHGRTTTVVSFSTDPEARADYGPYTPGFEIVPYGDLAALDAAMTGNTVAVLLEPIQGEAGVLVPPPGYLAGVRELTRRRNVLFVADEIQSGLGRTGRTFALEHEGVVPDMYLLGKALGGGVVPVSAVVSSAAVLGVFRPGEHGSTFGGNPLACAVALEVIAMLRTGEFQERAAELGDHLHRELGLLAGGDAVTAVRGRGLWAGIDIAPRLGTGREISEKLMDRGVLVKDTHGSTIRIAPPLVISKEDLDWGLDQLREVLRG comes from the coding sequence GTGACGACCACGGAGACCGCCATCGCCTCCGCCGAGGCGCACAGCGCGCACAACTACCACCCGCTGCCCGTCGTCGTCGCGACCGCGGAGGGTGCCTGGATGACCGACGTCGAGGGCCGCCGGTACCTCGACCTGCTGGCCGGCTACTCGGCGCTCAACTTCGGCCACGGCAACCGGCGTCTGATCGACGCGGCCAGAGCCCAGCTGGAGCGGGTGACCCTCACCTCACGGGCCTTCCACCACGACCGTTTCGCCGACTTCTGCACGCAACTCGCCGAGCTGTGCGGCATGGAGACGGTCCTGCCGATGAACACCGGGGCGGAAGCCGTGGAGACGGCGGTGAAGACCGCCCGCAAGTGGGGCTACCGCGTCAAGGGCGTCCCGGACGGCATGGCGAAGATCATCGTCGCGGCCGGCAACTTCCACGGCCGGACCACCACCGTCGTCAGCTTCTCCACGGACCCGGAGGCGCGCGCCGACTACGGTCCGTACACACCGGGGTTCGAGATCGTGCCGTACGGGGACCTGGCCGCGCTCGACGCGGCGATGACCGGGAACACGGTCGCGGTGCTGCTGGAGCCGATCCAGGGGGAGGCCGGGGTCCTGGTGCCGCCGCCGGGCTACCTGGCGGGGGTGCGTGAGCTGACCCGGCGGCGGAACGTGCTCTTCGTCGCTGACGAGATCCAGTCGGGGCTCGGGCGCACCGGGCGGACCTTCGCCCTGGAACACGAGGGCGTCGTCCCCGACATGTACCTCCTGGGCAAGGCCCTGGGCGGGGGTGTCGTGCCGGTGTCGGCCGTCGTCTCGTCGGCCGCCGTGCTCGGGGTCTTCCGCCCCGGTGAGCACGGGTCGACGTTCGGCGGGAATCCGCTCGCCTGCGCGGTCGCGCTGGAGGTGATCGCGATGCTGCGCACCGGTGAGTTCCAGGAGCGGGCGGCGGAGCTGGGCGACCACCTCCACCGCGAGCTGGGGCTGCTGGCCGGCGGCGACGCGGTGACGGCGGTCCGGGGGCGCGGGCTGTGGGCCGGGATCGACATCGCGCCGAGGCTCGGGACGGGCCGGGAGATCTCCGAGAAGCTGATGGACCGCGGTGTGCTGGTCAAGGACACCCACGGGTCCACCATCCGGATCGCGCCACCCCTGGTGATCAGCAAGGAGGACCTGGACTGGGGTCTGGACCAGCTCCGCGAGGTCCTGCGCGGCTGA
- a CDS encoding carboxymuconolactone decarboxylase family protein produces the protein MTTNEHRHTPSDHAPEHPARLAWATLAPEVYKAMVRLDAASRKGLDPKLVELVKVRASQINRCALCLDMHSKDALAAGESVERLVQLSAWEESQHFYTEKELAAIELTEAVTVLTDGFVPDEVYAKAAEHFEEAELAQLIAAVTVINAWNRFGVATRQVPGHYTPGDLKH, from the coding sequence ATGACGACGAACGAACACCGCCACACGCCCTCCGACCACGCCCCCGAGCACCCCGCGCGACTTGCGTGGGCCACGCTCGCGCCCGAGGTGTACAAGGCCATGGTCAGGCTGGACGCCGCGTCCCGTAAGGGGCTGGACCCGAAGCTGGTGGAGCTGGTGAAGGTCCGCGCCTCGCAGATCAACCGCTGCGCCCTCTGCCTGGACATGCACTCCAAGGACGCCCTCGCGGCGGGTGAGTCCGTCGAGCGGCTCGTCCAGCTCAGCGCCTGGGAGGAGTCCCAGCACTTCTACACGGAGAAGGAACTGGCGGCGATCGAGCTGACGGAGGCCGTGACGGTCCTGACCGACGGCTTCGTCCCGGACGAGGTCTACGCCAAGGCTGCCGAGCACTTCGAGGAGGCCGAACTCGCGCAGCTGATCGCCGCCGTCACCGTCATCAACGCCTGGAACCGCTTCGGGGTGGCGACCCGTCAGGTGCCGGGTCACTACACTCCCGGGGACCTCAAGCACTGA
- the pdxR gene encoding MocR-like pyridoxine biosynthesis transcription factor PdxR: MTDSWAAFGADLHIERVGPGLRSGLTTALRDAVRSGRLLPGTRLPSSRTLAADLGVARNTVADAYADLVAEGWLTARQGSGTRVARRAPAARPSGTGATRTPRALRRPVHSLLPGSPDVSSFPRAEWLKAARRALTAAPHEAFGYSDPQGRVELRTVLAEYLARARGVYAAPERIVVCAGFVHGLSLLGQVLRRRGVREAAVESYGLDIHRNLLTGAGLRTPCLPVDGLGARTGELTGTRGVGAVLMTPAHQFPTGVPLHSDRRAAVVDWARSRAGLILEDDYDGEFRYDRQSVGALQGLDPDRVVYLGTASKSLAPGLRLGWMVLPQSLVAEVCEVKGGAEWMPPSPDQLTLAEFIASGAYDRHVRSMRLRYRRRRDALVAALAERAPDVRVSGIAAGLHAVLELPADTERTVVQAAAWQGLALEGLTRFRHPDLESGREGLVIGYGSPAESGWASALDALCRVLP, from the coding sequence ATGACGGATTCCTGGGCCGCCTTCGGTGCCGACCTGCACATCGAACGGGTCGGTCCCGGGCTCCGCAGCGGGCTGACGACGGCGCTGCGCGACGCCGTCCGGTCGGGACGGCTGCTCCCGGGGACCCGGCTGCCCTCCTCCCGGACGCTCGCCGCCGATCTGGGGGTGGCCCGCAACACCGTCGCCGACGCCTACGCGGACCTGGTCGCCGAGGGCTGGCTCACGGCACGGCAGGGTTCGGGGACGAGGGTCGCCCGACGGGCCCCGGCCGCACGCCCGTCCGGTACGGGGGCGACCCGGACCCCGCGAGCGCTGCGGCGGCCGGTCCACAGCCTGCTGCCCGGGTCGCCCGACGTCTCGTCCTTCCCGCGCGCGGAGTGGCTGAAGGCCGCCCGCCGCGCCCTCACCGCCGCTCCCCACGAGGCCTTCGGGTACTCCGACCCCCAGGGCCGCGTCGAGCTGCGCACCGTGCTGGCGGAGTACCTGGCCCGGGCCCGCGGTGTCTACGCGGCACCGGAACGCATCGTCGTCTGCGCCGGGTTCGTCCACGGGCTGTCGCTGCTGGGGCAGGTGCTGCGGCGGCGCGGGGTACGGGAAGCGGCCGTCGAGTCGTACGGCCTGGACATCCACCGGAATCTGCTGACCGGGGCGGGACTGCGCACCCCGTGCCTGCCGGTGGACGGCCTCGGGGCGAGGACCGGGGAGCTCACCGGGACGCGGGGGGTCGGCGCGGTCCTGATGACCCCCGCGCACCAGTTCCCGACGGGCGTGCCCCTGCACTCCGACCGGCGGGCCGCGGTGGTCGACTGGGCGCGGTCCCGGGCCGGGCTGATCCTGGAGGACGACTACGACGGGGAGTTCCGCTACGACCGGCAGTCGGTCGGCGCCCTCCAGGGCCTCGACCCGGATCGGGTCGTCTATCTCGGGACCGCCAGCAAGTCCCTCGCACCGGGGCTGCGGCTGGGATGGATGGTGCTGCCGCAGAGCCTGGTGGCAGAGGTCTGCGAGGTGAAGGGGGGCGCCGAGTGGATGCCGCCCTCGCCGGACCAGCTGACACTCGCGGAGTTCATCGCGTCGGGGGCGTACGACCGGCATGTGCGGTCCATGCGGCTGCGCTACCGGCGCCGCCGTGACGCGCTCGTGGCCGCGCTCGCCGAGCGGGCGCCGGACGTCCGGGTGAGCGGTATCGCGGCCGGGCTGCACGCCGTCCTCGAACTCCCGGCGGACACCGAGCGGACGGTGGTGCAGGCGGCCGCCTGGCAGGGGCTCGCCCTGGAAGGACTGACCCGCTTCCGGCACCCGGATCTGGAGTCCGGCCGCGAAGGGCTGGTCATCGGCTACGGCTCGCCGGCCGAGAGCGGCTGGGCGAGCGCGCTCGACGCCCTGTGCCGGGTGCTGCCGTAA
- a CDS encoding bifunctional methylenetetrahydrofolate dehydrogenase/methenyltetrahydrofolate cyclohydrolase, with amino-acid sequence MTAQILDGKATAAEIKSDLTARVAALKAQGITPGLGTLLVGDDPGSRWYVNGKHRDCAEVGMGSIQRELPGTATQAEIEDVVRELNADPACTGYIVQLPLPKGIDTNRILELMDPAKDADGLHPTNLGRLVLNEAGPLPCTPQGVVTLLRRHGVEINGAHVVVVGRGVTIGRPLPLLLTRKSENATVTQCHTGTRDLAAHLREADIVVAAAGVPHLVKPEDVKPGAAVLDVGVSRDENGKIVGDVHPGVREVAAWVAPNPGGVGPMTRAQLLVNVVEAAERAAAASAVSAG; translated from the coding sequence ATGACTGCCCAGATTCTCGATGGCAAGGCCACCGCAGCTGAGATCAAGTCCGATCTGACCGCCCGCGTGGCGGCCCTCAAGGCACAGGGCATCACCCCGGGTCTCGGGACGCTGCTGGTCGGCGACGACCCGGGCAGCCGCTGGTACGTGAACGGCAAACACCGTGACTGTGCCGAGGTCGGCATGGGCTCCATCCAGCGGGAACTGCCCGGCACCGCGACCCAGGCGGAGATCGAGGACGTCGTACGGGAGCTCAACGCCGACCCCGCGTGCACGGGCTACATCGTGCAGCTGCCTCTGCCCAAGGGGATCGACACCAACCGGATCCTGGAGCTGATGGACCCGGCGAAGGACGCGGACGGGCTGCACCCGACGAACCTGGGCAGGCTCGTGCTGAACGAGGCCGGCCCGCTGCCCTGTACCCCGCAGGGCGTCGTCACCCTGCTGCGCCGGCACGGCGTGGAGATCAACGGTGCCCATGTGGTGGTCGTCGGACGGGGCGTCACCATCGGGCGGCCGCTGCCGCTGCTGCTGACCCGCAAGTCGGAGAACGCCACCGTCACCCAGTGCCACACGGGCACCCGTGACCTCGCCGCGCACCTCCGCGAGGCCGACATCGTCGTCGCCGCCGCCGGGGTCCCCCACCTCGTCAAGCCCGAGGACGTCAAGCCGGGCGCGGCCGTACTCGACGTCGGCGTCAGCCGGGACGAGAACGGCAAGATCGTCGGGGACGTGCACCCCGGCGTTCGTGAGGTGGCCGCCTGGGTCGCCCCCAACCCGGGCGGTGTCGGTCCCATGACCCGCGCCCAACTGCTGGTCAACGTGGTCGAGGCGGCCGAGCGCGCCGCTGCCGCGTCCGCCGTCTCAGCCGGCTGA
- a CDS encoding DUF3017 domain-containing protein produces the protein MGAGTSPVDGVLPDGTGPGGAHADGPPEPAGATVSPGPEGSVEPGKSGKAPARGKAEESGDAPEPEEASGTGEPREADTAENSGAVEATASPDRTSPDRTTAESATAPGAGGGSTVASRRFSLTHDTARPEGGGRAASGGAPAPARQWPLLTVLCAAGAGLLIVAIEPFADAFRIGAILIGAALLAGGVLRWLVPSVGMLAVRSRFTDLVTYGLMGALIVLLALMAQPKPWLYVPFLQDLVHFTIR, from the coding sequence ATGGGTGCTGGTACGAGTCCGGTGGACGGCGTGCTGCCGGACGGCACAGGGCCGGGCGGCGCGCATGCCGACGGGCCGCCCGAACCCGCCGGGGCGACCGTGTCCCCGGGACCGGAGGGGTCCGTGGAGCCGGGGAAGAGCGGGAAGGCCCCGGCGAGGGGGAAGGCCGAGGAGTCCGGGGACGCCCCCGAGCCCGAGGAGGCCTCCGGGACGGGGGAGCCCCGGGAGGCGGACACGGCGGAGAACTCCGGGGCCGTCGAGGCGACGGCGTCGCCGGACCGCACGTCGCCGGACCGCACGACGGCGGAGAGCGCGACCGCGCCGGGCGCGGGCGGCGGTTCGACCGTGGCGTCACGGCGGTTCTCCCTGACCCATGACACGGCCCGCCCCGAGGGCGGCGGCCGGGCGGCGTCGGGCGGTGCCCCCGCACCCGCCCGGCAGTGGCCCCTGCTGACGGTGCTCTGCGCCGCCGGTGCCGGACTGCTGATCGTGGCGATCGAGCCCTTCGCCGATGCCTTCAGGATCGGCGCGATCCTGATCGGGGCGGCCCTGCTCGCGGGTGGAGTCCTGCGCTGGTTGGTGCCGTCCGTCGGCATGCTCGCCGTGCGATCCCGGTTCACCGACCTCGTCACCTACGGCCTGATGGGCGCCCTGATCGTGCTGCTCGCGCTGATGGCGCAGCCCAAGCCGTGGCTGTACGTCCCGTTTCTCCAGGACCTCGTCCACTTCACGATCCGTTAG
- a CDS encoding malate dehydrogenase, translating into MTRTPVNVTVTGAAGQIGYALLFRIASGHLLGPDVPVNLRLLEIPQGLKAAEGTAMELDDCAFPLLRGIEITDNPDVGFAGANVALLVGARPRTKGMERGDLLSANGGIFKPQGKAINDNAADDIRVLVVGNPANTNALIAQAAAPDVPAERFTAMTRLDHNRAISQLAAKTGAAVSDIKKLTIWGNHSATQYPDIFHAEIAGKNAAEVVNDEAWLADTFIPTVAKRGAAIIEARGASSAASAANAAIDHVHTWVNGTAEGDWTSMGIPSDGSYGVPEGIISSFPVTTKDGKYEIVQGLDINEFSRARIDASVKELTEERDAVRELGLI; encoded by the coding sequence ATGACCCGCACTCCCGTGAATGTCACCGTGACCGGCGCAGCCGGCCAGATCGGCTACGCGCTGCTCTTCCGCATCGCCTCCGGCCACCTGCTCGGCCCGGACGTGCCGGTCAATCTGCGACTCCTCGAGATCCCGCAGGGCCTCAAGGCCGCCGAGGGCACCGCCATGGAGCTCGACGACTGCGCCTTCCCGCTGCTGCGCGGCATCGAGATCACGGACAACCCCGACGTCGGATTCGCCGGTGCGAACGTCGCTCTCCTGGTCGGGGCACGCCCGCGCACGAAGGGCATGGAGCGGGGCGACCTGCTCTCCGCGAACGGCGGCATCTTCAAGCCGCAGGGCAAGGCCATCAACGACAACGCCGCGGACGACATCAGGGTCCTCGTCGTCGGCAACCCGGCCAACACCAACGCCCTCATCGCCCAGGCCGCCGCCCCGGACGTACCGGCCGAGCGCTTCACCGCGATGACGCGGCTGGACCACAACCGGGCGATCTCGCAGCTGGCCGCCAAGACCGGTGCCGCCGTCTCCGACATCAAGAAGCTGACGATCTGGGGCAACCACTCGGCGACCCAGTACCCGGACATCTTCCACGCGGAGATCGCCGGCAAGAACGCCGCCGAGGTCGTGAACGACGAGGCGTGGCTGGCCGACACCTTCATCCCGACCGTCGCCAAGCGCGGCGCGGCGATCATCGAGGCCCGGGGCGCATCCTCCGCCGCCTCGGCCGCCAACGCCGCCATCGACCACGTGCACACCTGGGTCAACGGCACGGCCGAGGGCGACTGGACGTCGATGGGTATCCCGTCGGACGGGTCCTACGGCGTTCCCGAGGGCATCATCTCCTCCTTCCCGGTCACCACGAAGGACGGAAAGTACGAGATCGTCCAGGGCCTGGACATCAACGAGTTCTCCCGCGCGCGCATCGACGCGTCGGTGAAGGAGCTCACCGAGGAGCGCGACGCGGTCCGCGAGCTCGGCCTGATCTGA